A genomic stretch from Halobellus sp. LT62 includes:
- a CDS encoding ATP-dependent DNA helicase, producing the protein MSTTDEYERFFPYEEPYPNQRSAMAEIAEALDDERDVLLEGAPGTGKTLSALVPALSYARRTDKTVVITTNVHQQMRQFVADARAITREEPLRAVVFKGKSSMCHIDVEYQECQTLRDTTRTLVEKEGERAELNDQAEALLDRIREGADGAGEARSSVTDELDAVESELEELRDGNVCEHYYNNLTASNDEFFEWLFDDVRTPEEIYEYADEKQLCGYELLKEGMEAVDLVVCNYHHLLDPNIREQFFRWLGREPEEVVTVFDEAHNIESAARDHASRALTENTLEEALTELDDTDDSRAESAENVLSAFLGALRATYDDALGFGEREQVADDWHDLSIANSDRRDDLTLAFLDRYEGRGIDTEVDLALQLGRTLDREYEEAYKEGRTTTRSECQTLQAAEFIAAWMADGAKLGQHPMCSVRRDGGTDEVYGRAELYTCIPREVTETLFAEVHASVLMSATLRPFDVAADVLGLDDPVTMAYGLEYPEDRRRTLAVEAPALFSSERSDPQTQAAIADVLTDAARFTPGNTLLFFPSYAEAERYHDRLRGRAEVTSDLLLDGSDVDTESLRQSFVASDDATLFTSLWGTLAEGVSFDGDDARTVAVVGVPYPHLSERMEAIQDAYDRAYDDREEAGWRYAVEIPTIRKTRQALGRVIRAPDDYGVRLLVDKRYTQQSVEMGKYGVRESFPREERLELVDVAPGKLKFSMLNFYADLDAYSGEPPRP; encoded by the coding sequence GTGTCGACGACCGACGAGTACGAGCGGTTCTTCCCCTACGAGGAGCCGTACCCGAACCAGCGCTCGGCGATGGCCGAGATCGCCGAGGCGCTCGACGACGAGCGCGACGTCCTCTTAGAGGGCGCGCCGGGAACCGGCAAGACGCTCTCGGCGCTCGTGCCGGCGCTTTCGTACGCCCGCCGGACGGACAAGACGGTCGTCATCACGACCAACGTCCACCAGCAGATGCGGCAGTTCGTCGCGGACGCCCGCGCGATCACGCGCGAGGAGCCGCTGCGGGCGGTCGTCTTCAAGGGTAAGTCGTCGATGTGCCACATCGACGTCGAGTACCAGGAGTGCCAGACGCTGCGAGACACGACGCGGACGCTCGTCGAGAAGGAGGGCGAGCGCGCCGAACTGAACGATCAGGCCGAGGCGCTGCTCGATCGGATCCGCGAGGGCGCAGACGGCGCGGGCGAGGCGCGAAGCTCCGTGACCGACGAACTGGACGCGGTCGAATCCGAGCTCGAGGAGCTCCGCGACGGCAACGTCTGCGAGCACTACTACAACAACCTCACCGCGAGCAACGACGAGTTCTTCGAGTGGCTCTTCGACGACGTTCGAACGCCCGAGGAGATCTACGAGTACGCCGACGAGAAACAGCTCTGCGGGTACGAACTCCTGAAGGAGGGGATGGAAGCGGTCGATCTGGTCGTCTGCAACTATCATCACCTCCTCGATCCGAACATCCGCGAGCAGTTCTTCCGGTGGCTGGGCCGCGAGCCCGAGGAGGTCGTCACCGTCTTCGACGAGGCCCACAACATCGAGTCGGCCGCGCGGGATCACGCCAGCCGCGCGCTCACGGAGAACACGCTCGAAGAGGCGCTCACGGAGCTCGACGACACCGACGACTCCCGCGCGGAGTCGGCCGAAAACGTTCTCTCGGCGTTTCTGGGCGCGTTGCGCGCGACGTACGACGACGCGCTCGGCTTCGGCGAGCGCGAGCAGGTCGCCGACGACTGGCACGACCTCTCGATCGCGAACTCGGATCGAAGAGACGACCTGACGCTCGCCTTTCTCGACCGCTACGAGGGCCGCGGGATCGACACCGAGGTCGACCTCGCGCTGCAACTCGGGCGGACGCTCGATCGGGAGTACGAGGAGGCGTACAAGGAGGGACGCACGACGACGCGCTCGGAGTGTCAGACCCTGCAGGCCGCGGAGTTCATCGCGGCGTGGATGGCCGACGGCGCGAAGCTCGGTCAGCATCCGATGTGCTCGGTGCGACGAGACGGCGGCACCGACGAGGTGTACGGCCGCGCGGAGCTGTACACGTGCATCCCGCGGGAAGTGACCGAGACGCTGTTCGCGGAGGTCCACGCCAGCGTCCTGATGTCGGCGACGCTGCGCCCGTTCGACGTCGCCGCCGACGTGCTGGGGCTCGACGATCCCGTGACGATGGCTTACGGGCTCGAATACCCGGAGGATCGCCGCCGGACGCTGGCGGTGGAGGCCCCCGCGCTGTTCAGCTCCGAGCGGTCGGACCCGCAGACGCAGGCGGCTATCGCGGACGTACTCACGGACGCGGCGCGCTTCACGCCGGGGAACACGCTCCTGTTTTTCCCCTCCTACGCCGAGGCCGAGCGCTACCACGACCGCCTGCGCGGCCGCGCGGAGGTGACGAGCGACCTGCTCCTCGACGGCTCGGACGTCGACACCGAATCGCTGCGGCAGTCGTTCGTCGCGAGCGACGACGCGACGCTCTTTACGTCTCTCTGGGGCACGCTCGCGGAGGGGGTGAGCTTCGACGGCGACGACGCGCGGACTGTCGCGGTCGTCGGCGTGCCGTACCCGCATCTCTCCGAGCGGATGGAGGCGATCCAAGACGCCTACGACCGCGCGTACGACGACCGCGAAGAGGCCGGCTGGCGCTACGCTGTCGAGATTCCGACGATCCGAAAGACCCGGCAGGCGCTCGGACGGGTGATCCGCGCCCCCGACGACTACGGCGTCAGGCTGCTCGTCGACAAGCGCTACACCCAACAGAGCGTCGAGATGGGCAAATACGGCGTCAGAGAGAGCTTCCCGCGGGAGGAGCGGCTCGAACTCGTCGACGTCGCCCCCGGGAAACTGAAGTTCTCTATGTTGAACTTCTACGCCGACCTCGACGCCTATTCGGGCGAACCGCCGCGACCGTAG
- a CDS encoding 2'-5' RNA ligase family protein — protein MFSLNVPVPGGLKRVAAELHPELSRFERIRERHTLVAKRFDTALDDDADSLPRLRERLRPLLRQHGATQRRGSGGIDLRVTGLDYFETPTRGAGPVVFLAVESDDLQALHRRLCESFGTVSGIEGDDYVPHVTLARGGRVDDADNLVGRTSIDPIEWTATELHVWDSRYREAAARIPLR, from the coding sequence GTGTTCAGTCTGAACGTCCCCGTGCCGGGGGGGCTCAAGCGCGTCGCCGCCGAGTTGCACCCGGAGCTCTCGCGCTTCGAGCGGATCCGCGAGCGCCACACGCTCGTCGCGAAGCGCTTCGACACCGCGCTCGACGACGACGCCGACTCGCTGCCCCGGCTGCGGGAGCGGCTTCGCCCGCTACTCCGACAGCACGGCGCAACACAGCGGCGCGGCTCGGGCGGGATCGACCTCCGCGTGACCGGCCTCGACTACTTCGAGACGCCCACACGGGGAGCCGGACCCGTCGTTTTCCTCGCGGTCGAGAGCGACGACTTGCAGGCGCTGCACCGCCGGCTCTGCGAGTCGTTCGGGACTGTTTCCGGAATCGAGGGCGACGACTACGTCCCGCACGTCACGCTCGCCCGCGGCGGGCGCGTCGACGACGCCGACAACCTCGTCGGGCGAACCTCGATCGATCCGATCGAATGGACGGCGACGGAACTGCACGTCTGGGACTCGCGGTACCGCGAGGCCGCCGCGCGGATTCCGCTGCGGTGA
- a CDS encoding DUF7554 family protein — MRLPIPGTDRGALEVEDLLKIVLALLVVWLVIEILDTAFGFLIGVLGPLLGLVIIVLIVLWLLDRI, encoded by the coding sequence ATGCGTCTCCCGATACCCGGCACCGACCGCGGCGCACTGGAGGTCGAGGACCTCCTGAAGATCGTCCTCGCACTCCTTGTCGTTTGGCTCGTGATCGAGATACTCGACACGGCTTTCGGATTTCTGATCGGCGTCTTGGGTCCCCTCCTCGGACTCGTCATAATCGTCCTCATCGTACTCTGGCTGCTCGATCGGATCTGA
- a CDS encoding SPFH domain-containing protein: MANVFRELGRLSTRGSPGWLLPAAAVVAALLAAGVLFGGNPMAVVGLVVLALAIAAVYSAVEIVDAYDKEALTVFGEYRKLLEPGINFIPPFVSRTYPFDMRTQTLDVPKQEAITRDNSPVTADAVVYIRVMDAKRAFLEVDDYTRAVSNLAQTTLRAVLGDMELDETLSEREKINRRINEELDEPTDEWGIRVESVEVRSVKPSAVVENAMEQQSSAERRRRAMILEAQGERRSAVERAEGEKQSNVIRAQGEKQSQILEAQGDAISTVLRAKSAESMGERAMIDRGFDALTRIGTSPSTTYVLPQELTSLLGRYGRGLTGGAVQESAGLESLDFDAETRELLALDDVDEILATTDGIEGIDAVGDLSGRDDGEATAETDVDLNLDASYDSSR; the protein is encoded by the coding sequence ATGGCCAACGTCTTCCGCGAACTCGGACGGCTCTCCACGCGCGGGTCGCCGGGATGGCTCCTCCCCGCCGCGGCCGTCGTCGCCGCCCTCCTCGCCGCCGGCGTCCTCTTCGGCGGCAACCCGATGGCCGTCGTCGGTCTCGTCGTCCTCGCGCTGGCGATCGCGGCCGTCTACAGCGCCGTCGAGATCGTCGACGCCTACGACAAAGAGGCGCTGACGGTGTTCGGCGAGTACCGCAAACTGCTCGAACCAGGTATCAACTTCATCCCGCCGTTCGTCTCGCGAACGTACCCCTTCGATATGCGGACGCAGACGCTCGACGTTCCCAAGCAGGAGGCGATCACGCGCGACAACTCCCCGGTCACCGCCGACGCCGTCGTCTACATTCGCGTGATGGACGCCAAGCGGGCGTTCCTCGAAGTCGACGACTACACGCGGGCGGTCTCGAACCTCGCACAGACGACGCTGCGTGCGGTCCTCGGCGATATGGAACTCGACGAGACGCTCTCCGAACGCGAGAAGATCAACCGCCGGATCAACGAGGAACTGGACGAACCGACCGACGAGTGGGGGATCCGCGTCGAGAGCGTCGAGGTCAGAAGCGTCAAACCCAGCGCGGTGGTCGAGAACGCGATGGAACAGCAGTCCTCCGCCGAACGTCGCCGGCGCGCGATGATCCTCGAAGCGCAGGGCGAGCGCCGCTCCGCCGTCGAGCGGGCCGAAGGCGAGAAGCAGTCGAACGTCATCCGCGCGCAGGGCGAAAAGCAGAGCCAGATACTCGAAGCGCAGGGTGACGCCATTTCGACGGTGTTGCGCGCGAAGTCCGCCGAGTCGATGGGCGAGCGCGCGATGATCGACCGCGGGTTCGACGCGCTCACCCGGATCGGCACGTCGCCGTCGACGACGTACGTCCTCCCGCAGGAGTTGACGAGCCTCCTCGGGCGCTACGGCCGCGGACTCACCGGCGGTGCCGTCCAAGAGTCGGCCGGGCTGGAGAGCCTCGATTTCGACGCCGAGACGCGGGAACTCCTCGCTCTCGACGACGTCGACGAGATACTCGCGACGACCGACGGGATCGAGGGGATCGACGCTGTCGGCGACCTCTCCGGGCGCGACGACGGCGAAGCGACCGCCGAGACCGACGTCGATCTGAACCTCGACGCGTCGTACGACTCGTCGAGATAG
- the uvrB gene encoding excinuclease ABC subunit UvrB: MSDTSGSSPLSPDRPTAEREFRVDAPFDPAGDQPEAIEQLAEGYASGMDEQTLLGVTGSGKTNTVSWVVEELQQPTLVLAHNKTLAAQLYEEFRNLFPDNAVEYFVSYYDYYQPEAYVEQTDTYIDKDMSINEEIDRLRHSATRSLLTRDDVIVVASVSAIYGLGDPKNYTDMALRIERDDRLDRDELLARLVDLNYERNDVDFQQGTFRVRGDTVEVYPMYGRYAVRVEFWGDEIDRLTKLDPLTGEVVSEEPAVLVHPAEHYSIPEDQLEEAISEIEELKEERVKYFERQGDLVAAQRIEERTTFDIEMLRETGYCSGIENYSVHMSDRESGEAPYTLLDYFPDGFLTVVDESHQTLPQIRGQFAGDKSRKDSLVENGFRLPTAYDNRPLTFEEFEEKTDRTLYVSATPGDYEREESEQIVEQIVRPTHLVDPAVEIAAATGQVDDLMHRIDERIEREERVLVTTLTKRMAEDLTEYLDEAGVAVAYMHDETDTLERHELIRDLRLGNIDVLVGINLLREGLDIPEVSLVAILDADQEGFLRSETTLVQTMGRAARNVEGEVVLYADETTDSMAAAIEETRRRRRIQQEYNEEHGFEPKTIEKEVGETNLPGSGKRESASATDDPDDPEEAREQIAYLEDRMQEAADNLEFELAADIRDRIRSLRGEFGIAEGEALDESDEGVDPGSDPLDGVPVGEAADVNNDAGE, from the coding sequence ATGAGCGACACCTCCGGATCGAGCCCGCTCTCGCCGGACAGACCGACCGCCGAGCGAGAGTTCCGCGTCGACGCCCCCTTCGATCCCGCGGGCGACCAGCCCGAGGCAATCGAGCAGCTCGCCGAGGGCTACGCGTCCGGAATGGACGAGCAGACGCTACTCGGCGTGACGGGATCGGGGAAGACGAACACCGTCTCGTGGGTCGTCGAGGAGCTCCAGCAGCCGACACTCGTTCTCGCGCACAACAAGACGCTCGCCGCGCAGCTCTACGAGGAGTTTCGCAACCTATTCCCGGACAATGCCGTCGAGTACTTCGTCTCCTACTACGACTACTACCAGCCCGAGGCGTACGTCGAACAGACCGACACGTACATCGACAAGGACATGTCGATAAACGAGGAGATCGATCGGCTTCGGCACTCGGCGACGCGGTCGCTTCTCACCCGCGACGACGTCATCGTCGTCGCGAGCGTCTCGGCGATCTACGGGCTCGGCGACCCGAAGAACTACACCGATATGGCGCTTCGGATCGAGCGCGACGACCGCCTCGACCGCGACGAACTGCTCGCGCGGCTCGTGGACCTGAACTACGAGCGCAACGACGTCGACTTCCAGCAGGGGACCTTCCGCGTCCGCGGCGACACCGTCGAGGTGTACCCGATGTACGGCCGCTACGCGGTCCGCGTCGAGTTCTGGGGCGACGAGATCGACCGCCTCACCAAACTGGACCCCCTCACCGGCGAGGTGGTCTCCGAGGAACCCGCCGTCCTCGTCCACCCCGCAGAACACTACTCGATTCCGGAAGACCAGTTAGAGGAGGCGATCTCGGAGATCGAGGAGCTGAAAGAAGAGCGCGTGAAGTACTTCGAGCGGCAGGGCGACCTCGTCGCCGCCCAGCGCATCGAGGAGCGCACGACGTTCGACATCGAGATGCTCAGAGAGACCGGCTACTGCTCGGGTATCGAGAACTATTCGGTTCATATGTCCGACCGCGAGTCCGGCGAGGCCCCCTACACGCTGCTCGATTACTTCCCCGACGGCTTCCTCACCGTCGTCGACGAGTCCCACCAGACGTTACCACAGATCCGCGGGCAGTTCGCGGGCGATAAGTCCCGGAAGGACTCGTTGGTCGAGAACGGCTTCCGGCTCCCGACGGCCTACGACAACCGTCCGCTGACGTTCGAGGAGTTCGAGGAGAAGACCGATCGGACGCTGTACGTGTCGGCGACGCCGGGCGATTACGAGCGCGAGGAATCGGAGCAGATCGTCGAACAGATCGTTCGTCCGACCCACTTGGTCGACCCCGCAGTCGAGATCGCCGCGGCGACCGGGCAGGTCGACGACCTGATGCACCGCATCGACGAGCGCATTGAGCGCGAGGAGCGCGTGCTCGTCACGACGCTGACCAAGCGGATGGCCGAGGACCTCACGGAATACCTCGACGAGGCCGGCGTTGCCGTCGCGTACATGCACGACGAGACCGACACGCTGGAGCGCCACGAACTGATCCGTGACCTCCGGTTGGGGAACATCGACGTGCTCGTCGGGATCAACCTCCTGCGGGAGGGCCTCGACATTCCCGAAGTCTCGCTCGTCGCGATCCTCGACGCCGATCAGGAGGGCTTCCTCCGCTCGGAGACGACGCTCGTGCAGACGATGGGCCGGGCGGCCCGAAACGTCGAGGGCGAGGTCGTTCTCTACGCCGACGAGACCACCGACTCGATGGCCGCCGCGATCGAGGAGACGCGTCGCCGCCGCCGGATTCAACAGGAGTACAACGAGGAACACGGCTTCGAGCCGAAGACGATCGAGAAGGAAGTCGGCGAGACGAACCTGCCCGGCAGCGGGAAGCGAGAGAGCGCGTCCGCGACGGACGACCCCGACGACCCCGAGGAGGCGCGCGAGCAGATCGCGTATCTGGAGGACAGGATGCAAGAAGCCGCCGACAACCTCGAATTCGAGCTCGCGGCCGACATCCGCGATCGGATCCGCTCGCTCAGGGGGGAATTCGGAATCGCCGAGGGCGAGGCCCTCGACGAGAGCGACGAGGGCGTCGATCCGGGTTCGGATCCGCTCGACGGCGTTCCGGTCGGCGAAGCCGCCGACGTAAACAACGACGCCGGAGAGTGA
- a CDS encoding ABC transporter ATP-binding protein: MLRASDVQIGYGESTVVWDVDVEVETDQIAAVLGRNGVGKTTLLRGIMGLNDLKGGHVFLDGENVSTLRPFEMAARGVGYVPQSRDIFGAISVENNIRLGSASGDQLLLKGEVPEYIYEYFSALEEKADAKGGTLSGGQKQQLAIARALNADPSHLLLDEPSEGIQPSIVHEIGEQLKRIRDNRGISVLIVEQNLNLALAVADYCYVLETGRVVEQGTPEEIESSGAVEEYLSV, translated from the coding sequence ATGCTTAGGGCCTCGGACGTCCAGATCGGCTACGGCGAAAGCACGGTCGTCTGGGACGTCGACGTCGAGGTCGAAACCGACCAGATCGCCGCCGTTCTCGGTCGCAACGGCGTCGGGAAGACAACGCTTCTCCGGGGCATTATGGGGTTGAACGACCTCAAGGGAGGTCACGTCTTCCTCGATGGCGAGAACGTCTCGACGCTGCGGCCGTTCGAGATGGCCGCGAGGGGCGTCGGCTACGTTCCACAGTCACGGGACATCTTCGGCGCAATCTCCGTCGAGAACAACATCCGTCTCGGGAGCGCGAGCGGCGACCAGTTGCTCCTAAAGGGGGAGGTGCCAGAGTACATCTACGAGTACTTCTCTGCACTCGAAGAGAAGGCCGATGCGAAGGGTGGCACGTTGAGCGGTGGGCAGAAACAGCAGCTGGCGATCGCCCGAGCGCTCAACGCCGATCCGAGCCACCTGTTGCTCGATGAGCCATCAGAGGGGATCCAGCCCTCGATCGTCCACGAGATCGGCGAGCAGCTCAAGCGGATCCGTGACAACCGCGGGATCTCGGTTCTCATCGTCGAGCAGAACCTGAACCTCGCGCTCGCGGTCGCTGACTACTGCTACGTCCTCGAAACGGGGCGGGTCGTCGAGCAGGGAACGCCCGAGGAGATCGAATCCTCCGGCGCTGTCGAGGAGTACCTCTCCGTCTAG
- a CDS encoding ABC transporter ATP-binding protein: MTSADPLLQAEGLTKRFGEFTAVNDVDFTVQPNETKALIGPNGAGKTTFQNLLTGKLSATAGTITFDGEDVTDVPPHERAQRGIIRKYQITSVYEDETVLENMRLAFRSRASSPWTLLRTHDDSDIRDRIEELLEIANLHEKQDTIVGTLSHGEKQWLEIVMAVGAEPELLLLDEPTSGISVGETNDTVDLIKEIRSTEDVAIVVIEHDMDFIRKVSESITVLDRGEIIASGTIDEIENDETVQQIYLGEAADA; encoded by the coding sequence ATGACTAGCGCCGATCCGCTGTTGCAGGCCGAAGGACTCACCAAGCGCTTCGGTGAGTTCACTGCGGTCAATGACGTTGATTTCACGGTCCAGCCGAACGAGACGAAGGCGCTGATCGGTCCCAACGGGGCCGGGAAGACGACCTTCCAGAACCTCCTGACCGGGAAGCTCTCGGCGACCGCGGGCACGATCACGTTCGACGGCGAGGACGTCACGGACGTCCCCCCGCACGAGCGCGCCCAACGGGGAATCATCCGCAAGTACCAGATCACGAGCGTCTACGAGGACGAGACCGTTCTCGAGAATATGCGGTTGGCGTTCCGATCGCGAGCGTCGTCACCGTGGACGCTGCTGCGGACGCACGACGACAGCGACATCCGCGATCGGATCGAGGAACTGCTAGAGATCGCGAACCTACACGAGAAACAGGACACGATAGTCGGAACGCTCTCGCACGGCGAGAAACAGTGGCTGGAGATCGTGATGGCCGTGGGCGCGGAGCCGGAACTCCTGCTCCTCGACGAGCCGACTTCGGGGATCAGCGTCGGCGAGACCAACGACACCGTCGACCTCATCAAGGAGATCAGATCGACTGAGGACGTCGCGATAGTCGTCATCGAACACGATATGGATTTCATCAGAAAAGTCTCCGAAAGCATCACCGTCCTCGACCGCGGCGAGATCATCGCGAGCGGCACGATCGATGAGATCGAGAACGACGAGACAGTACAGCAGATCTACCTCGGGGAGGCCGCCGATGCTTAG
- a CDS encoding branched-chain amino acid ABC transporter permease, translated as MAETDPVVELKTPASIAKFAGLLALVALPLFVSEYRVSTWSTYLTFALLALSIDLVWGYTGLLTLGHAAFFGAGAYVTAKLLKEVPAVPDVAVVFLIAPALAALLTLVLGWFLFSADVKGSYFAITTLIVSIIFESVAGEFVGFLGGFNGIYGIPSIQVVGFELTATMSYYLALGVLVGSYLLLRLLVDSAFGRVLRGIRGNQERTEFFGYDTQQYRLIVFTLSGAMAGVAGSMYATVDGFVSPPLLGFVLSTQVVIWIAVGGRGTLIGAVFGALLIQYLNSTLSDVLINYWEMGLALLFIAVVIGAPRGIVGLLSDTVEGIQTSLQSTKRSDLGAGGELDD; from the coding sequence ATGGCGGAGACAGATCCGGTAGTCGAGCTCAAGACGCCGGCGTCGATCGCGAAGTTCGCGGGACTGCTCGCGCTCGTCGCGCTCCCGCTTTTCGTCTCGGAGTACCGAGTCTCCACGTGGTCGACGTACCTCACGTTCGCCCTCCTAGCGCTCTCGATCGACCTCGTGTGGGGATACACCGGGTTGTTGACGCTCGGCCACGCGGCGTTCTTCGGCGCGGGGGCGTACGTCACTGCGAAGCTGTTGAAAGAGGTTCCTGCCGTCCCGGACGTGGCAGTCGTGTTTCTCATCGCCCCTGCGTTGGCGGCGCTTCTCACGCTCGTCTTGGGCTGGTTCCTCTTCAGCGCCGACGTGAAAGGCTCGTACTTCGCGATCACGACGCTCATCGTCTCGATCATCTTCGAGAGCGTCGCCGGGGAGTTCGTCGGCTTCCTCGGCGGGTTCAACGGGATTTACGGGATCCCGTCGATCCAGGTCGTCGGCTTCGAGCTGACGGCGACGATGAGCTACTACCTCGCGCTCGGCGTCCTCGTCGGGTCGTACCTCCTCCTGCGGTTATTGGTCGATTCGGCGTTCGGCCGCGTCCTGCGCGGGATCCGCGGCAATCAAGAGCGCACGGAGTTCTTCGGCTACGACACCCAGCAGTATCGGCTCATCGTGTTCACGCTGAGCGGGGCGATGGCCGGCGTGGCGGGCAGTATGTACGCGACGGTCGACGGCTTCGTCTCCCCGCCCCTCCTCGGTTTCGTGCTCTCGACGCAGGTGGTCATCTGGATCGCGGTGGGCGGGCGCGGCACTCTCATCGGGGCCGTCTTCGGCGCGCTGTTGATCCAGTACCTCAACTCCACGCTGAGCGACGTGCTGATCAACTACTGGGAGATGGGCCTCGCGCTGCTTTTCATCGCGGTCGTGATCGGCGCGCCGCGGGGAATTGTCGGCCTCCTCTCCGATACCGTCGAGGGGATCCAGACGAGCCTCCAATCCACGAAGCGGAGCGACCTCGGTGCCGGAGGTGAGCTCGATGACTAG
- a CDS encoding branched-chain amino acid ABC transporter permease yields the protein MISTFATVVPLQLADRVLISLTSISGLILVASGLTIIFGLMGVLNLAHGALMMVGAYTAYAVQSAGLSPWLGIVIAPLVVGLVGVAMEVTLIRRLYDRPLDTLLATWGIAIVLQEAVTIAFGTSQKSVAPPLEGSISLLGVTYPAHWAFIIVVTVVVMAITIGLFAYTDIGIMALAVIQDREMAAAVGINTRVSDRTTFAFGSALAGLSGAIMAPLLSVNSTMGIAWLADSFLVVIVGGVGTFTGTIAGGILLGGLDNLFRTVISGYTSIAQAAVLLVALVIIRYRPEGLIPAAERGE from the coding sequence ATGATCTCAACATTCGCAACGGTCGTCCCGCTTCAGTTAGCCGATCGGGTACTGATATCGCTCACGTCGATCTCGGGGCTCATCCTCGTCGCCTCCGGGCTGACGATCATTTTCGGGCTAATGGGGGTGCTCAACCTCGCGCACGGCGCACTGATGATGGTCGGTGCGTACACGGCCTACGCCGTTCAGAGCGCGGGGTTGTCCCCGTGGCTCGGTATCGTGATCGCCCCCCTCGTCGTGGGGCTCGTCGGCGTCGCGATGGAGGTGACTCTCATCCGGCGGCTCTACGATCGGCCGCTGGACACGCTCCTCGCGACGTGGGGAATCGCGATCGTGCTGCAAGAGGCCGTGACGATCGCCTTCGGGACGTCACAAAAAAGCGTCGCGCCCCCGTTGGAGGGGTCGATCTCGCTGCTTGGCGTGACCTATCCAGCCCACTGGGCGTTTATCATCGTGGTGACGGTCGTGGTAATGGCGATCACGATCGGGCTGTTCGCCTACACCGACATCGGGATAATGGCGCTCGCCGTGATCCAAGATCGCGAAATGGCCGCGGCCGTCGGTATCAACACCCGCGTATCCGACCGGACGACGTTCGCGTTCGGATCCGCGCTGGCGGGACTGTCAGGCGCGATTATGGCACCCCTGCTGAGCGTCAACTCGACGATGGGGATCGCGTGGCTCGCCGACTCTTTCCTCGTCGTCATCGTCGGCGGTGTCGGGACGTTCACCGGCACCATCGCGGGCGGAATCTTGCTTGGTGGGCTCGACAACCTGTTTCGGACGGTTATCTCGGGGTACACGTCGATCGCACAGGCGGCCGTCCTGTTGGTCGCGTTGGTTATCATCCGCTACCGGCCGGAAGGGCTCATTCCCGCGGCCGAGCGAGGTGAGTGA